Below is a window of Miscanthus floridulus cultivar M001 unplaced genomic scaffold, ASM1932011v1 os_2615_2, whole genome shotgun sequence DNA.
acacaccgaggagccatggctgtggcatgcctggttcggtcatctcagcttcgacacgcttggttggctggagaagatggtccgaagACTGCCCCACATCAAACACAGAGGCGAActgtgtgatagctgcctggctaggaagcagaggaggctgttgGTCCTAAAGGCGGATAAGTATTGTGCGGTGGACGCTCTCAAGCTCATCCACGGCGATCTCTGTGGACCAATCATGCCAGCCTCAAACAGTGatggtacttcctcctactcatggatgattacagtcgctatatgtggctgcaactcctaatgagcaaggacgaagcggcagcggtgatcaagaagttcaaggtgtGCACGGAGGCAGAGAGCAGCAAGAAGCTGTGCGTGCTGAGGAGTGATCGCAGCggtgaattcactttggtggagtttgTTGCGTACTGTgcagatcagggtgtggtgcgacagcacaccgcgccgtactcgccacagcaaatggcgtggtggagtggcggaaccagacggtggttggcatggctcgatccatgatgaaggccaagggcaTGCCAGCAAgtttctagggtgaggcggtgaccacaacggtgttcatcctcaaccgcgtgcccacaaaggccctgaagggcgtgacgccattcgaagcttggtatgggcacaagccgagcgtgtccttcctctggacattcggcTACATCAGCCACATCAGGAAGACGAAGctagtcctcaccaagctggaggacaggagcacaccgatggtgctcttgGGCTACATagaaggtaccaaggcataccggctctatgacccacgcggagacaaggtggttgtctcgcgcgACATCGTGTTTGACGAGAAGGTGGCCTAGGACTAGAATAGTCCAGGCatggggaagctggcggcttcaccagcaccttcgtcatcgagcatttggtcatccacggtggtggagacgctgaagaggaggtgccgagcactccagcaatagagccaagcactcctggggtggtgccaagcactccaagaggggtgccgagcactctaagAATGGAGCCAAGCTATCCTacagtggtgtcgaccactctaGGACAGGTGCCGAACACTCCCATGGCGGAGttgagaggtcttgcagtggtgtcgaccactcttAAGACTGGTGTCGAACACTCCTACagtgtgccgaccactccaagagtgGTGATGAGCAAtctaggagtagtgccgagcacgaCAGGTGCTATGCCGAGCACTCTAGTGGAACTGGGAACTTCATCGACACCGATCGAGTTTGTCTCACCTCCAaacgacatcactgagttcgtggatgcctccatgaaggtgaggaggtgcggtttcgCAGGCTAGATGACATCATCGGTGGCACAGGGCCCTCAAGCCTGGCGggttggctgctcaatgacccataGCTGCTTCTCATCAGTGCTGAGAAACCACCCACATTCGTGCTGGCCGAGCGCGATCAAcattggcgacgggcgatgctggaggagatgaaggcgatcaaggaaaacgagacttgggagctcgtcgatccacctccaggatgccatccgactggcctaaagtgggtgtacaaggtcaagcaagaCGAAcatggcgccattgtcaagcacaaggaacgtctcatcgcccgaggctttgtccagcgcgagggcatcgacttcaagGAAGTCTTTACGCCGGTAGCGCGCATGAAGTCTGTCTAactgctactagccttggcagcagcaaaggactagcccgtccatcacctggacctaaaatcggccttcctcaacggcgagctggcggagacggtctttgtcagacaacctccgggtttcgccgtcaagagagtggagcacagggtgctctatctacgcaaggcgctctacgggctacgacAGGCCCtgcgagcgtggaacgccaagcttgacgccacactGGGCAAGCTTGGGTTCacgaggtgcgcaaccgagcacgcgctctacacacggcgatgggggaaggaggagctcatcgtcagcgtgtatgtggatgacttgattgtCATCGGCgtgcgtgcggaggacatcgacagctttaAACGcaagatggcggctcgttttcgaataagcgatctcggcgcgctctcctagTACCTCAGCATCAAGGTGAGACAGGagaaggaggcgctcacgctcggtcagagcgcgtacgcctcaaagctgttggagcggagcggcatggctgagtgcaagccgtgcgtgactccgatggagaagCGACTGAAGCTGATGAAGGCTAGTACCggggcgaaggtagatgcaacactctactagAGCATCATCGATGGTCTGCGCTActtagtccacacgaggccggacattgcgttcgccgtgggctacgtcagtcgcttcatggaggatccctgagaggatcactgggttgcggtgaagcggctgttgtgctacatcaaggggacagtggatcaggggatcgtTTTTTCCAAGACCGGCGAAagtaggctgtagctcactgtgttcagcgatacaGACATGGCGAGGGACATCGATGGATGGCGAAGCACCTCTGGTGTGCTCGTTTTctttgggtcggctccaatctcatggctatcgctgaaacagaagATGGTGGCGttgtccacgtgcgaggcagagtacgtggcggcggccacagcggcatgccaagctgtgtggctgcgctggctgctgggcgaactgaccggtgtggaagctcacccaccagcactgatggtggacaaccagcccgtcaTCGTCCtcgtgaagaatccggttctccatgaCCGAAGCGAATACATCAACGTTaagttccacttccttagggactgtgtcgatggagggcagatcgtcatcgagtttatCGAAACTGATCGGCAACTCGCGGAGGTCCCCATCAAGCCGCTCGGTCGTCTtcaactcacggagctgaagaaaatgatcggcatggaggggttctagagttagcagcaagattatgaaaataattgttaagtaatctgctgcttcCTAGTGTAAACACACGGTAGGAGAAGACAACGCCGAAAAGGCTCTCTACTGTGAtattgtagccacagcaggggcaggcgccgaacgacTCTCCTTCCGCACTGTGGCCACAGCAAGGGCAGAcgtcaaagtcagccctgctgtcacatgtAGTCACTGTAGCTACATGGCGGCCTGATATGTCTATGTagtaggattagatgggtagagttgtatatatagtttaccACTGCAACTCgataaagagagcgagttcagttttgccatctactctgtagagctccggccaacgctggtgtttaTGCTGtatgtgtgctctgttctctctcttcttctacctcaatGATAGTGCGTGATTGACAACGCTGGTAAGTGACCGGCTTACCCATGCCCAAGATCCAGAGGGCCAACGGCATCCACCCCATGGCTGGTAAGTCGCTGGACCAGGACCCTCAAATGCTTCTTATAAATTAGCTGTCAATTAATGAATAGTGGTGAGCCGTTTCACCATAAAGAGATTTAGTGCAGCAGTTTGCATGCGCAGGCAGTCGAGAAGGAGAAACGGTGAGAATTCGCATGCACGGAAGAAGAAAGGGCAAGCACGCGCATGCCGGGACAGAGAAACGGCAAAACCACAGAAGAGATGGCATACACGATTTCTTATTCATGATGATGACGTGGCTTCATGAGAGGTCAGGAAAATCCTATAGCGAGAATCTCCTATCTAGGTATAGCAGATATACATAGTAAATGAGACAAACCAGCGACGGACCTAGTTTTTTACCTCTAGGTATGcgcacaaaaaaaaaatcttatacAATTCGGTAAACAAAAAAATTTCTTATGCAATTTTTTTTCATTGAAAATTTCTACCTATCTCTATGATTGACGGACCCCAGGGTATGTGGTGGCCCACCCTGCATACCCTGTAGGTCCGTCCCTGAGACAAACCCAGAACACTTACAATTTAAAACGGAGACAGCAATACTGTTGCTACTGTTGCTAGGCTAGACATGGAATCATGTCGTACCTATGCGGTGCACTAATCCGCTCCTGCCCAAATTGACCGTAAATCGAAATAGAATTGTTTTAAAAGGAAAACTAGGGTACCAGAAAGAAAGAAAATCACATATTTCATGGGTGGATACAGTAAAGGATATGATATATACTAGCAAACATGTACGGAACGTGTTCGCTTGGTTCCAATGATAGAGAAAAAACGgagaacaaaaaaaattaaacatcCACAACCACAGGCAGCAAAATGAGCTGCACGAACCGTTCGCCCGATTTCAAACCTAGTGAGCGCACGCTAAAGTGAAATTGGGGTTCCTTGTAGTGGAAAGTATACACTTAGGTTAGTATTCGACTTAGCACACATGTTCATATTTTCTTAAATCCATTTCATATTTATTGGTTTTATTTTTAATGGTTCTATATCTCGACAATGAGATTTTTTTAAGCTAGCAGTTTGCGTGCATATGCTTATGTGAGCTTCTATGTCCTCGTgaaatttttttataaataaaaaaccATGTCAGTGGCCAATGGAAAAAACAAGAGCGCCTTAAATTAGGTcatgtttagtttctaaaatttttTGTCTCCcacagtaaaagagcatgtttggacacatgtatggagtactacatgtagacgaaaaaaactaattgtacagttttcggcaaaatcacgagacgaattttttaaacctaattagttcatgaaaagccttaagtgctacattAACCCATATGTgttaatgaccgattaattagtatcattagattcgtctcgcagtttcctgataggttctataatttatttttttattaatatcaaaAACCCTTCTCAACATTCTTCCGACATATCCCATAGGACACCCAAAATTTTTCGGAACTCCCAACTAAACACACCTCTGCTGCCTTTTGTTGTCGGTGAGAAAACAATATTTGAGTGCGACCGGTgaattattggattctggatcgACCTCACTCCAGAAACTAGATGACAAACGAGACACTATATTATCATCAGCGCGTGTCGTGTTCAGGCAATATATATATGGATGTGGCCTTGGTTTCTTGGAGTATAAGAACAAACAGAGAGTGGACAAAGGACACATGATTTCCAGACCATATTTGACAAGTTTCTGACGAAAGTGCCCGCGTGATATCTCTGTTCAGGCAATATCACTGATTCACTGTCGCTATCTTGCTGCGTCATTTTATTGCTTCGGTTCACGAAACAGTATATCTCTGTTGCACTACATCAGTTTCACTGTTTTATTACATGCATGGTTTGACACATGCTCAGCTTGATTACGCTCTTTTTATGCCAACTGCACGTACTCTCCGGACTTGTTTGACCCAcgtgtattcatctcaatccacgtgTATTGGAGTAGAATATATATTGAAATAGATTGGGATATAATTGAACTAAATTCAATTTTATTCCATTTCAATATACgtagattgagatgaatacacaTGTATTCAAATAATGGCTCCATGGGAAGAAAAAAAAATTCCATAGACCGTGGGTCCATGCTCCCAAGGAAGGCTTCCATTTACATTTCTGCCAGCGCAGCTCACGACGTAGCACACCAACAGACAACAGTGTCAATGGCTGTGGCATTGGTGGCCACCTGCTTCGTCATCCTCGTGCTCAGCTCCGTTGTTTGGTTCCGCGGCCGTCAGAAGCGGCTGAACCTCCCACCAGGGCCGCAGGGATGGCCGGTGATCGGCAGCCTCGGCTTGCTGGCAGGCGCTCTCCCGCCGCATCGCGCTCTGGCCAAGCTCGCGGCGCGCCATGGCCCGCTCATGCATCTCCGGCTTGGCTCCTTCGACACCGTGGTGGCCTCCTCGGCGGAGACGGCACGGCTGGTCCTCAAGACCCATGACCTCGCCTTCGCCGACCGCCCGCCCACGGCCTTCGGCGCCATCCTCGCCTATGGCTGCAAGGGCATCCTGCAGACTCCCTACGGCCCCTACTGGCGCATGGCACGCAAGCTGTGCGCCACCGAGCTCTTCTCCCCACGCCGCGTCGACTCGTTCGAGCGCATGCGCGCACAGGAGACGCGTGCGCTGACTCGCGGCCTGTTCGAGTCCGCTGGCGCCACCGTCGAGGTGAAGGCGCACCTCGTGAACTTCACCATGCGGAACATCCTTCGCATGGCGGTCGGGGACAAGTGGTTGGGCTTCTACGGCAGTGAGGAAGGCGAGGCGTTTCGGCGAACCCTGGATGAGGCGTTCGCGGTGACCGGCGCCGTGAGTAACATCGGCGAGTGGGTGCCGTGGCTGGGGCGGCTTGACGTGCAGGGCTTCACTCGTCGGATGAAGAGGGTGCACGAGCAGCTGGACCGGTTTATGGAGCAAATCCTCGATGAGCACGAGAAAGACCGGCGACGCTGTGCTAGAGACGGCGGCGAGTTCGCAGCGAGAGACCTGGTGGACGTGCTCCTGCAGCTAGCCGAGGAGGGCAGCGGGCCGGAGGAACCGGAGGCCCGGCTCACGCGCGATGGTGCCAAGGCCTTCATGCTGGACATCATTGCCGGCGGCACGGACACCGCGGCGATTACGATGGAGTGGACGTTGGCGGAGCTCCTCGTCCGCCGCCCGGACGCCATCGCGGCCACCACCGCCGAGCTGGACCGTGTGGTGGGCCGTGGTCGCTGGGTCACGGAGCGTGACCTGCCAGCGCTCCCCTACTTGGACGCCGTGGTGAAGGAGACGATGCGCCTCCACCCTGTAGCCCCTCTCCTGGTCCCTCGTCGCGCCCGTGAGGACACGGTGGTCGGAGGCTACGACATCCCAGCCGGAGCACGCGTGCTGGTGAACGTGTGGGCCGTGGCGCGCGACCCGGCGTCGTGGTCTGACGCGCCCGATGAGTTTCGGCCGGAGCGATTCCTCGCCGGGGGTGGCGCCGAGCACATGGACGTGCGCGGGGCGCACTTTGAGCTACTGCCATTTGGGGCCGGGCGGCGGATGTGCCCGGCCTACAACCTCGCGATGAAGGAGGTGGTGGCGGCCCTGGCGAACCTAGTGCACGGGTTCACGTGGCGGCTGCCGGACGGGGTGGCGCCCGAGGACGTGAGCATGGAGGAATTCTTTGGGCTCACGACGAGCATGAAGGTGCCCCTCGTCGCCATCGCCGAGCCCAGGCTGCCGGAGCACCTCTACGCCGATGTGGACTAATCGTCCCGGTTTACGGTGTGGTCATAGCATGCCACGTTAAAAACATTGGGCAAAACACGTACTCTAAGTATATCGTGTTCGTGTACAATAATATAAACTCTGGGCGTTAGCCCTCTCTTTTGGTTTTTCTCACTTTGATCTCAGCCTGTAGATACAAGTGTCATGACCGAATTTTGTTTCGCGATAATAGATCTTGTTTGGTTCGCTCGCTTTATATGGTGATATGATCATAGCGTCAACAATGTAGTTTCTGTTTGTTTGATATTCATGGGAGCTGATGCCGGGGCAACAGAAACCTCCCTTCGGAAATCTGCTCCCTCTCAATTTGGGCGGTAAAGGATTCCTTTAACAATTTGGATGATCGCTTGCTCAACCAAACAAAACAAGTAGCACATGTTCCATTTCGATTATCGTCCTTTATCCATTCCCATTCCATTGTTGTTGCTATTTTTGAACCAAACAACACTTTAGGCGTGTGTTTGATTTAGAGACGTGGTGGAATAGGATGGATTCAACTTAGTTTTTAGAGATGGAGCAGTCCATGTACTTTGTTTGGTTGAGAGGATGAGACAGTTCTTGTTTTATGTTTGGTTGATGGGTCTACACATATACTAGAATGGATGTCGTTTTATACCTCCACTAGGGGTAGTTATGGGTAGGCCTATTTATCATGTATAGGTCCACAAGTCTGTCATATAGTGATATTATTTTTTCGTTGGTTCTATCTCCTATTCCTCTTCTGCCAAGCGCCCGCGAGCTCCTCAACCCGCATCACCTGCCTGAGGGCACCTCGACAACGCTGCCTCCCCAGAAGCACCATTTGTCAGCAGAGTTCCTCTCCCGTGCTGACTCCCAACCGCAGAGCTCCTTGACGGCGCCGCCGCTTACCGCGGAGCCACCTGATCACGCTGCACGAAGGAGACGTAGCTTCACGTCATGCAAGAGGAATGCCCCCTGTCCCTTGGTTTGGAGGGGATGGAATTGCCCCGCATATGAGGCGAATAAAACGCCTGGGGTACGAGACTGTCCCTCCTCCTCGATCCAAACGATAGCGAAATAGGTACTGTTTCATTCCATCATCATCCATCCCATCACTCAAACACAGATCGAAAAGAGGAAAGTGttgtgagcgacgggaagctccatcaGTGTCGCTGCTGGACTGCGCCACACTACAATGCTACTTCTACTCCGACATCAGTGGCCACGTCGCGGCGACGCCATGGCCGCCATTGCACTCGACGAGGTTTATCAGCAAGTCCCCTTATCTAAGTTAAATTTTTACCCACTGATCTACGCCTAGATGGTCTTGAAATCTATCAATGGTACGAGAGCTCCCAAAGCAACCGGACCGGGCCCTGTTGCTACAACCGGACCATCTCAGGGTCCTATCCCTTCAAACACATGTCAAAACGCTCAACCGGACCCAGAAAACATGGTCCGGACCCTAGAACCGGACCCGGTCCGGACCCTAAAACCGGACCCAGGGAACAGGGTCCTGAGCTAGAGTCCTGAGCGCTAAAACGAcgataactcttagctccgaactccgattttgatgatTTTAGAtatttggaaagcttattcagagggctacacatcctaTTTGCATATTTGATCTAAAGCATAATGGATCAATGCAGAATTTCAATCCAAGAACCATCCTATGTTCAATACAGACCAATGGTCTTGTTGCCCTCCACCAGGGTCTTGTTGACCTTTTCACCTCTAAATCATCTtaaacttcttctcctttgcaaatgtgccaacatcaccaagtgtacaccatcatgtgcaagtgtgttagcattttcacaaatatttttcaaaggattagtcactcaattcaccacgccactcgatcctagcaacaatgcaaagttagatcactcaagtggcactagatcatcgatatgcaaataagtttgccactcttgatagtacgaccatctatcctaaacccgatcataaacttctctacacacctatgactggtgaaattaAATGCcccataggttatacctttgccttgcgcattccagttcatctccttcaatgttgatgcaacacatgcaccaaccaatcacaaatgatatgatccact
It encodes the following:
- the LOC136535196 gene encoding trimethyltridecatetraene synthase-like; translated protein: MAVALVATCFVILVLSSVVWFRGRQKRLNLPPGPQGWPVIGSLGLLAGALPPHRALAKLAARHGPLMHLRLGSFDTVVASSAETARLVLKTHDLAFADRPPTAFGAILAYGCKGILQTPYGPYWRMARKLCATELFSPRRVDSFERMRAQETRALTRGLFESAGATVEVKAHLVNFTMRNILRMAVGDKWLGFYGSEEGEAFRRTLDEAFAVTGAVSNIGEWVPWLGRLDVQGFTRRMKRVHEQLDRFMEQILDEHEKDRRRCARDGGEFAARDLVDVLLQLAEEGSGPEEPEARLTRDGAKAFMLDIIAGGTDTAAITMEWTLAELLVRRPDAIAATTAELDRVVGRGRWVTERDLPALPYLDAVVKETMRLHPVAPLLVPRRAREDTVVGGYDIPAGARVLVNVWAVARDPASWSDAPDEFRPERFLAGGGAEHMDVRGAHFELLPFGAGRRMCPAYNLAMKEVVAALANLVHGFTWRLPDGVAPEDVSMEEFFGLTTSMKVPLVAIAEPRLPEHLYADVD